One genomic region from Chthonomonas calidirosea T49 encodes:
- a CDS encoding replication-associated recombination protein A has product MGFSTGGSQGPHLFQEEELESHPSMGAQEIEGHMPLAARMRPRSLEEFLGQHKIVGAQGPLRRAILADHIPSALFWGPPGCGKSTLAQIVARTTKSHFESYSALTLGVAEARKIVETARRLKQSGRRTILFLDEIHRWNRAQQDALLEPVENGTLVLIGATTENPYFTIAGPLLSRMQLFHFEPLEPQTLYKLLERALQDEERGLGSLAIVAEPEALELLAINAHGDARRALNALEAVASLLSPDGEGRRHLTMQLVQQHLEVFGYDRRGDEHYNTISAFIKSVRGSDPNAALYWLAKMLEGGEDIGFIARRLLILAAEDVGNADPMGLVVASAMAEAVERVGLPEARILLAQATAYLAAAPKSNAAYLGIERALAEIRAHGAKPVPAHLLDAHSVEGHLTEQPYLYPHNYPGHYVAQSYLPEGVEGLPFYEPTDQGYEAEIKRGMQRRLLADNITKKGTS; this is encoded by the coding sequence ATGGGGTTTTCGACAGGCGGATCGCAGGGGCCTCACCTTTTTCAAGAGGAGGAGCTGGAATCGCATCCCAGCATGGGGGCGCAGGAGATAGAGGGCCACATGCCGCTTGCAGCTCGCATGCGCCCGCGCTCTCTAGAAGAGTTTTTAGGCCAACATAAGATCGTGGGAGCGCAGGGGCCGCTGCGCCGAGCCATTTTGGCGGATCACATCCCTTCAGCGCTGTTTTGGGGGCCGCCCGGCTGCGGAAAATCCACATTGGCGCAGATCGTTGCACGAACAACGAAGTCTCATTTTGAGAGCTATAGCGCCCTGACATTGGGGGTGGCTGAGGCGCGCAAGATCGTTGAGACGGCGCGTCGTTTGAAGCAAAGCGGTAGGCGGACGATTCTATTCCTCGATGAGATCCATCGCTGGAATCGAGCGCAGCAGGACGCGCTTTTAGAGCCTGTAGAAAACGGCACTTTGGTGCTGATCGGCGCTACGACCGAAAACCCCTACTTCACGATTGCAGGCCCCTTGCTTTCCCGAATGCAGCTCTTTCATTTTGAGCCTTTAGAGCCTCAAACGCTCTACAAACTTCTCGAACGCGCCCTGCAGGATGAAGAAAGAGGTCTCGGTTCTCTGGCTATTGTGGCGGAACCTGAGGCTTTAGAGCTGTTGGCCATCAATGCCCATGGGGATGCGCGCCGTGCGCTGAACGCTTTAGAGGCCGTTGCCAGTCTGCTCTCGCCCGATGGAGAGGGACGACGCCATCTTACGATGCAGCTAGTGCAGCAGCATTTGGAGGTTTTCGGCTACGATCGGAGGGGTGATGAACACTACAACACGATCTCGGCGTTCATCAAGTCGGTACGTGGGTCCGACCCGAATGCTGCCCTCTACTGGCTTGCCAAGATGCTCGAAGGTGGCGAGGACATCGGTTTTATCGCGAGGCGCCTGCTTATTCTGGCTGCGGAGGATGTCGGCAACGCCGACCCGATGGGGTTGGTGGTTGCATCGGCCATGGCGGAGGCGGTAGAGCGGGTAGGGTTGCCGGAAGCGCGCATTTTATTGGCTCAGGCGACCGCCTATTTAGCGGCGGCGCCCAAGAGCAACGCGGCCTATTTGGGCATAGAGCGTGCCCTTGCCGAAATACGTGCCCACGGTGCGAAACCGGTTCCAGCGCACCTGCTGGATGCCCATTCGGTGGAGGGGCATCTAACCGAACAACCCTATCTCTATCCGCACAACTACCCAGGCCATTACGTTGCCCAGAGCTATCTACCGGAGGGTGTAGAGGGCCTACCTTTTTACGAACCGACGGACCAAGGCTATGAGGCGGAAATAAAAAGGGGGATGCAGCGTAGGCTTCTTGCAGATAACATAACCAAAAAAGGTACATCCTAA